From Streptomyces sp. NBC_00237, a single genomic window includes:
- a CDS encoding S41 family peptidase, whose amino-acid sequence MPGPEFGIRPRGLCRGAALTLVFAGALATVSTTGPWAYDEEPQPFSAVRSAAAGAARGEAARASTDAVARAAAEAVADGKSGKEAAQEAVSRSGDRWGAVYDPAEYKEFEQSLDGEYTGVGLVAKRRADGRVQVERVRPGGPAAKAGVRRGDALRGIDGRDVDRRPVTEVVSLLRGDGSGAEAGTPVRIKLQRGKKVWTQEVRRATLPTDAVTVERLAGGAVLIKVASFTRGSGERVRDAVRALPAGKGVLLDLRGNAGGLIGEAVTAASAFLDGGLVATYDDRGRQRALHAERGADMLRPLVALVDGGTMSAAELVTGALQDRGRALTVGSRTFGKGSVQKPSRLADGSVAELTVGHYRTPAGHHLDGRGLTPDLVATERARERAETVLSGLQGGS is encoded by the coding sequence ATGCCAGGCCCGGAATTCGGTATCCGGCCCCGCGGCCTGTGCCGCGGGGCGGCCCTGACCTTGGTCTTCGCGGGGGCTCTGGCCACCGTCTCGACGACCGGTCCCTGGGCGTACGACGAGGAGCCGCAGCCCTTTTCGGCGGTACGGTCCGCCGCCGCCGGGGCGGCCAGGGGCGAAGCCGCCAGAGCGTCCACGGACGCGGTGGCCAGGGCGGCGGCCGAGGCCGTCGCCGACGGCAAGTCCGGCAAGGAGGCCGCCCAGGAGGCGGTCAGCCGCAGTGGCGACCGGTGGGGCGCGGTCTACGACCCGGCCGAGTACAAGGAGTTCGAGCAGTCCCTGGACGGTGAGTACACCGGTGTCGGCCTGGTCGCCAAGCGGCGTGCCGACGGCCGCGTCCAGGTCGAGCGGGTGCGCCCCGGCGGCCCCGCCGCGAAGGCGGGCGTCCGGCGCGGCGACGCACTGCGCGGCATCGACGGCCGCGACGTGGACCGCCGCCCGGTCACCGAGGTCGTCTCGCTGCTGCGCGGCGACGGCTCGGGCGCCGAGGCGGGCACTCCCGTACGGATCAAACTCCAGCGCGGCAAGAAGGTCTGGACGCAGGAAGTCCGCCGGGCCACCCTGCCCACGGACGCCGTCACCGTGGAGCGGCTCGCGGGCGGGGCGGTGCTGATCAAGGTGGCCTCCTTCACCAGGGGTTCGGGGGAGCGGGTACGGGACGCGGTGCGCGCCCTCCCCGCGGGCAAGGGCGTCCTGCTCGACCTGCGCGGCAACGCGGGCGGGCTGATCGGCGAGGCCGTCACCGCCGCCTCCGCCTTCCTCGACGGCGGGCTCGTGGCGACGTACGACGACCGGGGCAGACAGCGGGCGCTGCACGCCGAGCGCGGCGCCGACATGCTGAGACCGTTGGTCGCGCTCGTCGACGGCGGCACGATGAGCGCCGCCGAACTGGTGACGGGCGCGCTCCAGGACCGGGGCCGGGCGCTGACCGTCGGCTCGCGCACCTTCGGCAAGGGGTCGGTGCAGAAACCGAGCCGCCTCGCGGACGGTTCGGTCGCCGAACTGACGGTCGGCCACTACCGCACCCCCGCCGGGCACCATCTGGACGGCCGGGGCCTCACGCCCGACCTCGTGGCGACCGAGCGGGCCCGGGAGCGGGCCGAGACAGTATTGAGTGGCCTTCAGGGGGGCTCGTAG